In a single window of the Terrirubrum flagellatum genome:
- the dapA gene encoding 4-hydroxy-tetrahydrodipicolinate synthase: MAKFRGTYTVLVTPFTADGTRIDTAALRRLVDYQIEGGVHGLVPLGSTGEFLSMTREERAEVISTVIDQTRRRVPVLIGTGAEWTPDAVALSKEAEAMGADGVMIIPPFYSVPTDEELYVHYKAIADAISLPIMIYNNPATANVDMLPPVVAKLSEIPNVLYIKESTLDVTRVRDIVRLCGDRMTVFAGVLGYESFFLGAEGWVAVCSNVAPRFSAQLFEAAADRNNPAEARAIHEKLVDLLWWVGGPRYVSGTKAALEMIGLSVGPPRAPRLPLPQQMRGDLQAVLQRLDLSLPKAA, translated from the coding sequence ATGGCCAAATTCCGGGGAACCTACACCGTTCTGGTGACCCCCTTCACCGCTGACGGGACGCGGATCGATACGGCCGCCCTGCGTCGTCTCGTCGACTACCAGATCGAGGGCGGCGTCCATGGCCTCGTGCCCTTGGGATCGACCGGCGAGTTCCTCTCGATGACGCGGGAGGAGCGGGCGGAGGTGATCTCGACCGTCATCGACCAGACCCGGCGGCGAGTTCCCGTGCTCATCGGAACCGGCGCGGAATGGACGCCTGATGCGGTCGCCCTGTCGAAGGAGGCGGAGGCGATGGGCGCGGATGGCGTGATGATCATCCCACCCTTCTACTCCGTCCCCACGGATGAGGAGCTCTACGTCCATTACAAGGCGATCGCCGACGCCATCAGCCTTCCGATCATGATCTACAACAACCCGGCGACGGCCAATGTGGACATGCTGCCGCCCGTGGTGGCGAAGCTCAGCGAAATTCCGAACGTGCTCTACATCAAGGAATCGACGCTCGACGTGACGCGCGTGCGCGACATCGTGCGCCTGTGCGGAGACCGCATGACCGTGTTCGCCGGCGTGCTCGGATATGAATCATTCTTTCTTGGCGCGGAAGGCTGGGTGGCCGTCTGCTCCAACGTCGCGCCGCGATTTTCCGCGCAGCTCTTCGAGGCGGCGGCGGACCGCAACAATCCGGCCGAGGCGCGCGCCATCCACGAAAAGCTGGTCGATCTTCTCTGGTGGGTCGGCGGGCCGCGCTATGTCTCAGGAACCAAGGCGGCTCTGGAAATGATCGGGCTTTCGGTCGGACCGCCGCGCGCGCCGCGATTGCCGCTTCCGCAGCAGATGCGCGGCGATCTGCAGGCGGTATTGCAGCGGCTCGATCTTTCGTTACCAAAAGCCGCATGA
- a CDS encoding amino acid ABC transporter permease, with product MTAWNWSGFWSYFTNVYLLEGALVTLGLTLATLVLGMMLALALVLLRLSKWSAFSGFAVFYVWLFRGTPLLVQLIIIYTGLPQLGFVRLSVVQSALLGLVLNEAAYLSEILRAGILSVPRGQRDAAMALGLNRWKSFTLVTLPQAMRVIIPALGNSVNGLLKTTSIASVISMEELLRRGQILMQQRFEVLEVFVCIAIIYLAMTTCWEFVQKRIEAHYGKAYGERSTQARELDRSAR from the coding sequence ATGACCGCCTGGAACTGGTCGGGCTTCTGGAGCTATTTCACCAACGTCTATTTGCTGGAGGGCGCCCTCGTCACGCTGGGGCTGACGCTGGCGACGCTTGTGCTCGGCATGATGCTGGCGCTGGCGCTTGTTCTTCTTCGATTGTCGAAATGGAGCGCTTTTTCGGGCTTCGCCGTCTTCTATGTCTGGCTGTTCCGCGGCACGCCGCTGCTCGTGCAGCTCATCATCATCTATACCGGGCTGCCGCAACTTGGCTTCGTCAGGCTGAGCGTCGTCCAGTCAGCGCTGCTCGGGCTGGTGCTCAACGAGGCCGCCTATCTCTCGGAGATTCTGCGCGCCGGAATCCTGTCGGTGCCTCGCGGCCAGCGTGACGCGGCCATGGCGCTTGGCCTCAACAGGTGGAAGTCCTTCACGCTCGTCACCCTGCCTCAGGCGATGCGCGTCATCATTCCCGCGCTCGGCAATTCTGTGAACGGCCTTCTCAAGACCACCTCCATCGCGTCAGTCATCTCGATGGAGGAGTTGCTGCGCCGCGGGCAGATTCTGATGCAGCAGCGGTTCGAGGTGCTGGAGGTCTTCGTCTGCATCGCGATCATCTATCTCGCGATGACGACCTGCTGGGAGTTCGTGCAGAAGCGGATCGAAGCGCATTACGGAAAAGCGTATGGAGAGCGGAGCACACAGGCGCGGGAGCTCGATCGCAGCGCGAGGTAG
- a CDS encoding GntR family transcriptional regulator, with the protein MRKPATPGGAITAVEARKASVFIAPMSLTQQISDHIRSEIIHDNIKPGEWIREKSLTEQFGISRTPLREALQILATQRLIEIIPNRGALVVALSDDEVRHLLQVYVRLDIFAAELACENATAADDEAIRRHLAAMSKAYQASDRYAYFDANQAFHLGIAAASHNPVLIEMHEQLNLRLYRTRYLGILQAENWAKAVNEHEPIAQAFFNRNASLLARLASKHLEFARRMIPPRSTDAADAKRANLANA; encoded by the coding sequence ATGAGGAAACCGGCGACGCCGGGCGGCGCAATAACAGCGGTCGAGGCCAGAAAGGCTTCCGTGTTCATAGCGCCGATGTCGCTGACTCAGCAGATCTCCGATCATATCCGGTCGGAAATCATTCACGACAATATCAAGCCCGGCGAATGGATCCGGGAGAAATCACTCACCGAACAATTTGGAATTTCGCGAACGCCGCTCCGCGAGGCGCTGCAGATTCTTGCGACGCAAAGGCTGATCGAGATCATCCCGAATCGCGGAGCCCTCGTCGTGGCGCTATCAGACGATGAGGTTCGGCATTTGCTTCAAGTCTATGTGCGCCTCGACATCTTCGCCGCCGAACTGGCCTGCGAGAATGCAACGGCGGCGGATGATGAAGCGATCCGGCGACATCTGGCCGCAATGTCGAAAGCTTACCAGGCGAGCGACCGCTATGCCTACTTCGACGCCAATCAAGCCTTCCATCTCGGGATCGCCGCGGCGTCCCACAACCCGGTGCTGATCGAAATGCATGAGCAGCTCAATTTGCGCCTCTACCGCACGCGCTATCTCGGCATCCTTCAGGCTGAAAACTGGGCGAAGGCCGTCAACGAACATGAACCCATCGCCCAGGCGTTCTTCAATAGAAACGCATCGCTGCTGGCGCGCCTCGCTTCGAAACATCTCGAATTCGCCCGCCGCATGATTCCCCCTCGATCGACGGACGCCGCAGACGCGAAGCGCGCGAATCTGGCGAACGCCTGA
- a CDS encoding ABC transporter ATP-binding protein, producing MPEKLKVEQITKRYHNVVALKPATFSMRDGEFLTLLGPSGSGKTTLLSLIAGLTEPTAGDIWIDGRRVTHESSAKRGLGMVFQSYALFPHLSIYENVAFPLRMRKMPRAEIDAAVRRVLDLVHLPHVAERLPRELSGGQQQRIALARCIVYEPSIILMDEPLGALDKNLREHMQAEIKRLHVELGITILYVTHDQEEALSMSDRICLMNNAHVEQIGTPAELYFKPASVFAAGFLGGSNIAEATVISSGPRATLRSANGASVRVATDAKCRVDDRVNWMIRPERLRLLRNGDANDNMMQGQLVDAVFAGGFTKINVRLDDGSIFLAKELTSGRPLPERGQTVTLGWSAEDATILPSSV from the coding sequence ATGCCGGAGAAGCTGAAGGTCGAGCAAATCACCAAGCGCTACCACAATGTCGTGGCGTTGAAGCCCGCCACGTTCTCAATGCGTGATGGTGAGTTTCTGACACTGCTCGGACCTTCAGGTTCCGGAAAGACGACCCTCCTTTCCCTGATCGCCGGATTGACCGAACCGACCGCCGGCGACATCTGGATCGATGGACGTCGCGTCACCCATGAATCCTCGGCGAAGCGAGGATTGGGGATGGTGTTCCAAAGCTACGCGCTTTTTCCGCATCTCTCGATCTACGAGAATGTCGCGTTTCCCCTGCGCATGCGCAAAATGCCCCGCGCAGAGATCGATGCTGCGGTGCGCCGCGTTCTCGACCTTGTTCACCTCCCGCATGTCGCAGAGCGTCTGCCGCGCGAGCTTTCTGGCGGCCAGCAGCAGCGAATCGCGTTGGCGCGCTGCATCGTCTACGAGCCCTCGATCATTCTTATGGATGAGCCTCTGGGCGCGCTGGACAAGAATCTGCGCGAACACATGCAGGCCGAAATCAAGCGGCTGCACGTCGAACTCGGCATCACCATCCTCTACGTTACGCATGATCAGGAAGAAGCATTGTCGATGTCCGACAGGATCTGCCTGATGAACAATGCGCATGTCGAGCAGATCGGCACGCCGGCCGAACTCTACTTCAAGCCGGCTTCGGTCTTTGCTGCGGGGTTTCTTGGCGGCTCCAACATCGCAGAAGCGACGGTGATTTCGAGCGGCCCTCGGGCGACGCTCCGCTCGGCGAACGGCGCGAGCGTGCGGGTGGCGACCGACGCGAAGTGTCGTGTGGACGACAGGGTTAATTGGATGATTCGGCCCGAGCGGCTGAGATTGCTGCGCAATGGTGACGCCAATGACAACATGATGCAGGGTCAACTCGTCGACGCCGTCTTCGCTGGAGGATTCACCAAGATCAATGTGCGTCTCGATGACGGCAGCATTTTTCTCGCGAAGGAATTGACCTCAGGAAGACCGCTTCCGGAACGAGGGCAAACGGTGACGCTTGGATGGTCGGCGGAAGACGCCACCATTCTGCCGTCAAGCGTGTGA
- a CDS encoding RidA family protein — protein MLITRADSNGRRSRAVVHNSTVYLAGQVADDHSAPIEAQTEQALAKVDDMLARCGSDRAKILSAIIWLKSMNDYSAMNKVWDHWVDPDHAPARACVTGDMAYPDILVEIMVVAAA, from the coding sequence ATGCTGATTACAAGGGCCGACTCGAACGGACGTCGCAGCCGCGCTGTCGTACACAATTCGACCGTCTATCTCGCCGGCCAGGTAGCGGATGACCATTCGGCGCCGATCGAGGCGCAGACTGAGCAGGCGCTCGCGAAGGTTGATGACATGCTCGCGCGATGCGGCAGTGATCGCGCGAAGATCTTGTCCGCGATCATCTGGCTGAAATCAATGAACGACTATTCCGCGATGAACAAAGTCTGGGACCATTGGGTCGATCCGGATCACGCGCCCGCGCGAGCGTGCGTCACCGGCGACATGGCCTATCCCGATATTCTCGTTGAGATCATGGTGGTCGCGGCCGCCTGA
- a CDS encoding carboxymuconolactone decarboxylase family protein, with protein MPRPNAIEYKEASDAVKAVFDEIKSARNLDDVNNFWKYLANDEKTLRRTWDSLREVMAPGALDPLVKEMIYVAVSVTNNCGYCIASHSAAAAKAGMSREQFSELLAVVGMANETNRLVNGYRVPIDPEFEK; from the coding sequence ATGCCTCGGCCGAACGCGATCGAATACAAAGAAGCATCCGATGCGGTGAAAGCCGTATTCGATGAGATCAAGTCGGCGAGAAATCTCGACGATGTCAACAATTTCTGGAAATACCTCGCCAACGACGAAAAAACCTTGCGCCGCACCTGGGACAGCCTCCGAGAGGTCATGGCTCCAGGCGCTCTCGATCCGCTCGTCAAGGAAATGATCTATGTCGCAGTCAGCGTGACGAACAACTGCGGCTACTGCATCGCCAGCCACAGCGCCGCCGCGGCCAAGGCAGGAATGAGCAGGGAGCAGTTCAGCGAACTGCTCGCTGTCGTTGGCATGGCGAATGAGACAAACCGCCTGGTGAACGGCTATCGCGTGCCGATTGACCCCGAGTTCGAGAAATAG
- a CDS encoding ABC transporter permease subunit has translation MDPVYFEVLLITFKIAGWTTVISVVGGFPVAYYLANANPHDRNTLIIWVLLPFWTSFLVRTFAWMILLGRNGAVNQLLLALGVVDAPASLIFNLTGTLIGMSHAMMPLAVMTMLPVMLTIDGNLSRAAATLGAGRAQIFWRIYVPQCMPGVSAAAMMVFISSLGFFITPALLGGARETMLTQVIITQIQELLNWPAASTLSALLLAASVIVFVAYDRVVGLSSLAGGSTDRSARSTTAWSRAVGGVGRSIVNALGSICAAIGAVIAALLPDRLFRRLGGGASLCLFALVVAFLLAPTLFVIPASFTPGNSVQANPNGFSLRWYETVFASTDWTSAAWNSLIVGLASGFLALVLGTMAAFALAWSRFPGKTAALAVILSPLIVPRIVIAVALFFLYSKLELVGTATGLVIAHAVLAVPYVVITVMAVLATYDRRLDQAAAVMGAGRWQILRRITLPIIKPGLLSAFLFAFATSFDELTVALFLTGGSFSTLPRQMWSDLLLQINPTLAAVATLLLAVMTGLLFLNERIRRSAGRA, from the coding sequence GTGGATCCGGTCTATTTCGAAGTCTTGCTGATCACCTTCAAGATCGCGGGCTGGACCACCGTTATCTCCGTGGTGGGAGGGTTTCCTGTCGCGTATTATCTTGCGAATGCAAACCCTCACGACCGCAACACGCTGATCATCTGGGTTCTGCTGCCGTTTTGGACCAGTTTTCTGGTCAGGACTTTCGCCTGGATGATCCTTTTGGGGCGCAACGGCGCCGTCAATCAGCTTCTCCTGGCGTTGGGCGTCGTCGATGCGCCAGCCTCGCTCATCTTCAACCTCACGGGTACGTTGATTGGCATGTCTCATGCGATGATGCCGCTCGCCGTGATGACAATGCTGCCGGTCATGTTGACGATCGACGGTAACCTGTCGCGCGCCGCTGCGACGCTCGGCGCCGGTCGCGCTCAGATCTTTTGGCGCATTTATGTCCCGCAATGCATGCCGGGCGTCAGCGCGGCTGCGATGATGGTCTTCATCAGTTCTCTCGGCTTTTTCATCACGCCCGCTCTGCTCGGCGGCGCTCGCGAAACGATGCTGACCCAGGTCATCATTACGCAAATCCAGGAGCTGCTGAATTGGCCGGCGGCCAGCACGCTCTCCGCTCTCCTGCTTGCGGCGTCCGTGATTGTCTTTGTCGCCTATGACCGGGTCGTCGGACTATCGAGCCTCGCCGGCGGGTCGACGGACCGTTCTGCGCGCTCGACCACCGCTTGGTCACGCGCCGTCGGCGGGGTCGGCCGTTCGATCGTGAATGCTCTTGGCAGCATCTGCGCCGCGATTGGCGCGGTGATCGCTGCGCTTCTTCCGGACCGGTTGTTTCGACGGCTGGGCGGCGGGGCGAGCTTGTGCCTGTTTGCGCTCGTTGTCGCGTTTCTTCTTGCGCCAACACTGTTCGTCATTCCAGCGTCCTTCACACCAGGCAATTCGGTTCAGGCCAACCCGAATGGATTTTCGTTGCGCTGGTATGAGACCGTTTTTGCGTCGACTGACTGGACCAGCGCCGCCTGGAATTCGCTGATCGTTGGGCTGGCGTCAGGCTTTCTCGCGCTTGTCCTTGGAACAATGGCCGCCTTCGCGCTGGCGTGGAGCCGCTTCCCCGGGAAGACCGCAGCGCTCGCCGTGATCCTGTCGCCGCTCATCGTGCCGCGCATCGTGATCGCGGTCGCTCTGTTCTTCCTCTACTCGAAGCTCGAGCTCGTCGGCACGGCGACGGGGCTGGTTATCGCGCACGCTGTGCTCGCCGTTCCCTATGTCGTCATCACCGTCATGGCGGTGCTGGCGACCTATGACCGGCGGCTCGATCAAGCGGCTGCGGTGATGGGCGCCGGGCGGTGGCAGATTTTGCGCCGCATCACCCTGCCCATCATCAAACCGGGCCTGCTCTCTGCGTTCCTGTTCGCTTTTGCGACGTCGTTCGACGAACTCACAGTCGCTCTGTTTCTCACCGGCGGGTCCTTCAGTACGCTGCCGCGCCAGATGTGGTCGGATCTCCTGCTTCAAATCAATCCAACGCTTGCCGCTGTCGCGACGCTGCTGCTTGCAGTCATGACTGGCCTTCTTTTCCTCAACGAGCGGATCCGGCGTTCGGCCGGTCGCGCCTGA
- a CDS encoding GntR family transcriptional regulator: MTEQSARQTDSASLDEGAVAPANLSALAYAKLSELIRRHRLKGGDVVLEAKIAASLNISRTPLREALQRLEGEGLVAKNGARSYSVRSVDLAEYLHSLKVREIIEAEAAALAVGRIPPARMSAVRGEIEALNRAASYTRDAHWDSDANVHNLFVDACGNPVMAQMIHALRATTHLFEVARLQDRLVPDNTEHMAILDALDAGDAKGARKAVQAHIRSLHRFALTQVS; encoded by the coding sequence ATGACAGAACAGTCCGCGCGCCAGACCGATTCCGCTTCGCTCGACGAGGGTGCGGTCGCGCCTGCGAATCTTTCGGCGCTCGCCTACGCAAAACTGTCCGAACTGATCAGGCGGCACAGGCTCAAGGGCGGCGACGTCGTTCTCGAAGCGAAGATCGCGGCATCGCTGAATATTTCGCGCACGCCCCTGCGCGAGGCGCTGCAGCGCCTCGAAGGCGAAGGCCTCGTCGCCAAGAATGGTGCGCGCTCCTACAGCGTGCGCAGCGTCGACCTCGCCGAATATCTCCACAGCCTGAAGGTGCGCGAGATCATCGAGGCGGAGGCCGCGGCGCTGGCTGTCGGCCGCATTCCGCCGGCGCGCATGAGCGCGGTGAGAGGAGAGATCGAGGCGCTTAATCGCGCGGCCTCCTACACCCGCGACGCGCACTGGGATTCGGACGCCAATGTCCATAATCTCTTCGTCGACGCCTGCGGCAATCCGGTGATGGCGCAGATGATCCACGCTCTGCGCGCCACGACTCATCTCTTCGAAGTGGCGCGGCTGCAGGACAGGCTCGTGCCCGACAATACCGAGCATATGGCGATCCTTGACGCGCTCGACGCCGGCGACGCCAAGGGCGCGCGCAAGGCCGTTCAGGCCCATATCCGCAGCCTGCATCGGTTTGCGCTGACGCAGGTGAGTTAA
- a CDS encoding ABC transporter substrate-binding protein has translation MSDHSLVRNRISRRGLLAAGAGLVAAPSIIRPAYAADKITVADPGGVYVTGFTPAFYAPFRKTGVDLINVSRDSEPTSQVKAQVDAKSYVWDVVSLTLSSRKLLADAGLLEPLELSGPDVDQLLPLAKQPNWMGTNVYGSVLGYRTDTMKSRPASWADFYDVAKFPGRRALPKSPIHTLEGALLADGVDPKQLYPLDVDRAFKKLDTIKRHIAVWWTSFTQTTQLLQSGEVDFLPSSNARIQAAIDNGAPVEIIWDGGLYGMEGWAIPKGCPRADIAKKFISSCANGERQALYTKALAYGPTNQTAFKFIDAARAKQLPTEPANFSKLIPSSDEWWGANKDKMFENFNAWLLRG, from the coding sequence ATGTCGGATCATTCGCTTGTTCGTAATCGGATTTCGCGGCGCGGGCTTCTGGCCGCAGGCGCGGGGCTTGTTGCTGCGCCCTCCATCATTCGCCCGGCCTACGCCGCGGATAAGATCACTGTGGCTGATCCCGGCGGCGTATACGTCACCGGTTTCACGCCCGCCTTTTATGCGCCGTTCAGAAAGACGGGCGTCGACCTCATCAATGTCTCACGCGACTCTGAGCCCACGAGCCAGGTGAAGGCGCAAGTCGACGCGAAGTCCTATGTTTGGGATGTCGTTTCCCTCACCTTGTCATCGCGCAAGCTTCTCGCAGATGCTGGCTTGCTGGAGCCTCTGGAATTGTCGGGTCCGGACGTTGATCAACTGTTGCCTCTCGCGAAACAGCCGAACTGGATGGGCACGAATGTCTATGGCAGCGTTCTCGGCTACCGGACAGACACGATGAAATCCCGCCCGGCGAGCTGGGCCGACTTCTATGACGTCGCGAAATTTCCCGGGCGTCGCGCATTGCCGAAGAGCCCGATTCACACGCTGGAAGGCGCGTTGCTGGCGGACGGCGTCGATCCCAAGCAGCTCTACCCTCTCGATGTCGATCGCGCCTTTAAGAAGCTCGATACGATCAAGCGTCACATCGCAGTCTGGTGGACGAGCTTCACACAGACCACCCAGTTGCTTCAGAGCGGCGAGGTGGATTTCCTGCCGTCCAGCAATGCGCGGATCCAGGCCGCAATCGATAATGGCGCGCCTGTCGAAATCATCTGGGACGGAGGACTCTACGGTATGGAGGGATGGGCCATCCCGAAGGGCTGCCCTCGGGCCGATATCGCCAAGAAATTCATCTCCTCCTGCGCGAACGGCGAACGTCAAGCGCTTTACACGAAGGCGCTTGCTTACGGCCCGACTAATCAGACCGCCTTCAAGTTCATCGATGCGGCGCGGGCCAAGCAATTGCCCACGGAGCCTGCGAATTTCTCCAAGCTGATTCCAAGCAGCGACGAATGGTGGGGCGCCAACAAGGACAAGATGTTCGAGAATTTCAACGCGTGGCTCTTGCGCGGCTGA
- a CDS encoding FAD-binding oxidoreductase: MAGESTTEFAVIGGGIVGASVAYGLASSGKKATLFDEGDVAFRAARGNLGNVWVQGKGAGGPAYADLTRQAAKDWNEFALKLESESGIDLHFRRLGAFFFCFSDTELERRTRMLSDLEASATVRSHVEVMDNAGIRKMLPEVGKAVVGATFCSDDGATNPFHLLRALIAVFRRSGDYRAHHAVESVSPDGAGFRIKTAKGEWTADRVILAAGLGNRLLAPFLGLSAPVRPVRGQILVTEKLNPFLRYGISFIRQTVEGGVIFGESSEETGLDDRTTTDVLRTTAQRAVAALPLLARARAVRSWGALRVMSPDGMPIYTESAKYPGAFLVTVHSGVTLAPFHAGPLAAALSEGRLAPAHHAFSPDRFSVPAS; encoded by the coding sequence ATGGCCGGGGAAAGCACAACTGAATTCGCGGTCATTGGCGGGGGCATTGTCGGAGCAAGCGTCGCCTACGGACTTGCCTCGTCCGGCAAGAAGGCGACGCTGTTCGACGAAGGCGATGTTGCGTTCAGAGCGGCGCGGGGGAATCTTGGCAATGTCTGGGTGCAGGGAAAAGGCGCGGGCGGCCCGGCCTACGCCGATTTGACGCGACAGGCGGCAAAGGACTGGAACGAGTTCGCGCTGAAGCTGGAAAGCGAAAGCGGCATCGATCTTCATTTCCGCAGGCTTGGCGCGTTCTTCTTCTGCTTCTCCGACACCGAGCTTGAGCGTCGCACTCGGATGCTGTCCGATCTCGAAGCCAGCGCCACGGTGCGAAGCCATGTTGAGGTCATGGACAACGCCGGCATTCGCAAGATGTTGCCGGAGGTTGGAAAGGCGGTCGTCGGCGCGACATTCTGCAGCGACGATGGCGCGACGAATCCCTTCCATCTGCTTCGCGCGCTGATTGCGGTTTTCAGAAGGAGCGGCGACTACCGCGCTCATCACGCCGTTGAAAGCGTTTCGCCAGACGGAGCCGGCTTTCGCATCAAGACGGCGAAGGGCGAATGGACGGCGGATCGCGTCATCCTGGCGGCGGGGCTCGGAAACAGGCTGCTCGCGCCTTTTCTGGGACTCTCGGCGCCCGTTCGCCCCGTCAGAGGACAAATCCTTGTCACTGAAAAGCTCAATCCCTTCTTGCGCTATGGAATCAGCTTCATCCGCCAGACCGTGGAGGGCGGCGTCATCTTCGGAGAATCTTCCGAAGAGACCGGTTTGGATGATCGGACGACAACCGACGTGTTGCGGACGACGGCCCAGCGTGCGGTTGCGGCCCTGCCGCTGCTTGCCCGTGCGAGGGCCGTTCGCAGTTGGGGCGCGTTGCGCGTGATGTCGCCGGACGGGATGCCAATCTATACCGAGTCGGCGAAATATCCCGGCGCTTTTCTCGTTACTGTTCACAGCGGCGTCACGCTCGCGCCCTTTCACGCCGGCCCGCTTGCGGCGGCTCTTTCCGAAGGTCGGCTCGCTCCGGCCCATCACGCTTTCTCTCCGGACCGTTTCAGTGTTCCAGCTTCTTGA
- a CDS encoding aspartate/glutamate racemase family protein, which produces MRNNLRKKTYYGVTVGILMVRSHFRRWPGDIGHAGTWSFPVQYKIVHDAVPSRMTQLHQSSLLEPFKQAAQELIDAGVDGITTTCGFLSIYQRELADFCSVPVATSALLQAPMVERMLPTGRKVGILTYNGEVLNGPYLDAVGIAKDTPVVGLPQNSEFVRSIREGDDAVPYNVLRDEVLRAAADLVTKHPDVGAIVSECTNLTPFSADIAERFGLPVFDAVTMVNTFHAALRPRRFGVD; this is translated from the coding sequence ATGCGTAACAATCTTCGCAAGAAAACCTATTACGGCGTCACGGTCGGCATTCTGATGGTGCGTAGTCACTTCAGGCGCTGGCCGGGCGATATTGGCCATGCCGGCACCTGGTCTTTTCCCGTGCAATACAAGATCGTGCATGACGCGGTGCCGTCTCGCATGACGCAGCTGCATCAATCCAGCCTTCTCGAGCCTTTCAAGCAGGCCGCGCAGGAATTGATCGACGCCGGCGTGGACGGCATCACCACCACCTGCGGCTTTCTTTCGATTTATCAACGCGAGCTTGCGGATTTCTGCTCCGTGCCGGTGGCCACGAGCGCGTTGCTGCAGGCGCCGATGGTCGAGCGGATGCTGCCAACCGGACGGAAGGTCGGCATCCTGACCTACAATGGCGAGGTCCTGAACGGCCCCTATCTCGACGCAGTCGGCATTGCAAAAGATACGCCTGTCGTGGGCCTGCCTCAGAACTCGGAATTCGTTCGCAGCATTCGGGAAGGCGACGATGCGGTTCCCTACAACGTGCTCCGCGACGAAGTCCTGCGCGCCGCAGCAGACCTCGTGACGAAGCATCCCGATGTTGGCGCGATCGTCAGCGAATGCACCAACCTCACTCCCTTCAGCGCGGACATCGCCGAGCGTTTCGGCCTGCCGGTCTTCGACGCCGTCACGATGGTGAATACGTTCCACGCAGCGCTCCGGCCGCGGCGGTTCGGCGTCGACTAG
- a CDS encoding ABC transporter substrate-binding protein, with protein MASFDRRKILAGAAAAGATAILPARHARAQAKIAPPNIIKPSTLVMSINPTLPPLQFVNEKGELQGMRVELGNMVAKALGLTPEYIRIEFAAMVPGLAAKRWDMINTGIFWTEERSKLMYMVPYERAAISFLVAKGNPLGVSKWEDLAGRAVSVELGGIEERRTREVDQMLKDKGLKGLDVRTFNNFAEAFQALRAGQTQAATSIDATAMYWQGRGDFTRAVAGLFPQTACFAFANKTLADAAVAALNDLKKSGAYDKLFDDYGVLKIEEAEFSIKGPGPSPS; from the coding sequence ATGGCGTCTTTCGATCGCCGAAAAATCCTGGCCGGCGCGGCGGCCGCCGGCGCGACCGCGATCCTGCCGGCGCGCCATGCGCGCGCTCAGGCGAAGATCGCTCCTCCGAACATCATCAAGCCTTCGACCCTGGTGATGTCGATCAACCCGACGCTGCCGCCGCTGCAATTCGTCAACGAGAAGGGCGAGCTGCAGGGCATGCGCGTCGAGCTCGGCAATATGGTCGCAAAGGCGCTTGGCCTGACGCCGGAATATATCCGCATCGAATTCGCGGCGATGGTTCCCGGTCTCGCCGCGAAGCGCTGGGACATGATCAACACCGGCATCTTCTGGACCGAAGAGCGCTCGAAACTGATGTACATGGTTCCCTATGAGCGCGCCGCCATCAGCTTCCTCGTCGCGAAGGGCAATCCGCTTGGCGTCTCCAAGTGGGAAGATCTCGCGGGCCGCGCCGTCTCGGTCGAACTCGGCGGCATCGAGGAGCGCCGCACGCGCGAAGTCGATCAGATGCTGAAGGACAAGGGACTGAAGGGCCTTGATGTCAGGACCTTCAACAATTTCGCCGAAGCGTTCCAGGCCCTGCGCGCCGGCCAGACGCAGGCGGCGACGTCGATCGATGCGACGGCGATGTATTGGCAGGGTCGCGGCGATTTCACCCGCGCGGTCGCTGGCCTGTTCCCGCAGACGGCGTGCTTCGCTTTCGCCAACAAGACGCTCGCAGACGCAGCTGTGGCCGCGCTGAACGATCTCAAGAAGAGCGGCGCCTATGACAAATTGTTCGACGATTATGGCGTGCTGAAAATCGAGGAAGCCGAATTCTCGATCAAGGGACCGGGACCCAGCCCCTCCTGA